One part of the Rothia sp. ZJ932 genome encodes these proteins:
- a CDS encoding exodeoxyribonuclease III, translated as MKIATWNVNSLRARAERVEEWLERSDVDVLAIQETKCTDVNFPSEIFEFMGYEVAHFGLSQWNGVAIASRVGLEDVQRGFENQPVFGKPGEDEVLEARAIGATCGGVRVWSLYVPNGRGLTDPHMDYKLRWLDALRGNVETWLNADSAAEFALVGDWNVAPRDEDVWDVQYFLDNELTHISAPERDAFNGFLDTGLVDPVRERAPGFTYWDYQAGRFAKDEGMRIDFQLLSPALAARVSGAFIDKDERAGSGASDHTPVVVELS; from the coding sequence ATGAAAATTGCTACCTGGAATGTGAACTCTCTGCGTGCCCGCGCCGAACGCGTTGAAGAATGGTTAGAGCGCAGTGACGTCGATGTGCTCGCCATTCAAGAAACCAAATGTACGGACGTCAATTTTCCGTCAGAGATTTTTGAGTTCATGGGCTACGAGGTAGCGCATTTTGGGCTCAGCCAGTGGAACGGTGTTGCCATTGCCTCGCGCGTAGGTCTTGAGGACGTTCAGCGCGGCTTCGAGAATCAGCCGGTGTTCGGTAAGCCCGGTGAGGACGAGGTTTTGGAGGCCCGCGCTATAGGTGCAACCTGCGGTGGGGTGCGGGTGTGGAGTCTTTATGTGCCCAATGGGCGCGGACTCACCGACCCGCATATGGATTACAAGCTGCGTTGGCTGGATGCTCTGCGCGGTAATGTTGAAACCTGGCTTAATGCTGATTCTGCCGCAGAATTTGCCCTAGTGGGTGACTGGAACGTGGCACCACGCGATGAAGATGTGTGGGACGTCCAGTACTTTTTAGACAACGAACTCACACATATCTCTGCCCCTGAGCGCGATGCCTTTAACGGGTTTTTAGACACCGGGCTGGTTGATCCGGTGCGCGAACGCGCCCCCGGCTTCACCTACTGGGACTACCAGGCGGGGCGCTTCGCTAAAGATGAAGGCATGCGCATCGATTTTCAGTTACTCTCTCCCGCATTAGCTGCGCGCGTGAGCGGTGCGTTCATTGATAAGGACGAACGTGCCGGTTCGGGTGCGTCCGATCATACTCCCGTAGTAGTGGAGCTGAGCTAG
- a CDS encoding enoyl-CoA hydratase encodes MYENILVETRGRVGVITLNRPKSLNALNEASMREVVAAAREFDSSTEIGAIVLAGSEKAFAAGADIKEMAPQSATQMFAADWFAHWEGLTSVRTPVVAAVRGYALGGGCELAMMADVLVASEDTTFGQPEINLGIMPGMGGSQRLTRAVGKAKAMDMILTGRMIGGSEAERIGLVSRLVEDEQVLSTALEVAETIAGKSKHASQVAKEAVNTAFETTLAQGLLFERRAFHALFASEDQKEGMAAFVEKREADFKHR; translated from the coding sequence ATGTACGAGAATATTTTGGTTGAAACCCGCGGGCGCGTAGGAGTTATTACCCTCAATCGCCCCAAGTCGCTGAACGCTTTGAATGAGGCAAGTATGCGTGAGGTTGTCGCTGCTGCTCGGGAGTTTGATTCTTCTACCGAGATTGGCGCAATAGTGTTGGCAGGTAGCGAGAAGGCTTTTGCTGCCGGTGCTGATATTAAGGAGATGGCTCCGCAGAGTGCTACCCAAATGTTTGCCGCTGACTGGTTCGCGCACTGGGAGGGTTTGACGAGCGTGCGGACGCCCGTGGTCGCTGCCGTACGCGGTTATGCCTTGGGCGGTGGGTGTGAGCTGGCGATGATGGCTGATGTGCTGGTGGCTAGTGAGGATACTACGTTCGGTCAGCCCGAGATTAATCTAGGTATCATGCCCGGCATGGGTGGTTCGCAGCGTCTGACCCGCGCTGTCGGTAAGGCTAAGGCGATGGACATGATTTTGACCGGTCGAATGATCGGCGGGTCAGAGGCAGAACGTATTGGTTTGGTTTCCCGTTTGGTAGAGGATGAGCAGGTGCTTTCCACTGCTCTAGAGGTTGCTGAGACCATTGCGGGTAAGTCAAAGCATGCCTCCCAGGTTGCTAAAGAAGCGGTAAACACCGCTTTTGAAACCACACTGGCTCAGGGGCTGCTCTTTGAGCGCCGTGCCTTCCATGCCCTGTTCGCCAGTGAGGATCAGAAAGAGGGCATGGCTGCTTTCGTTGAAAAA
- a CDS encoding enoyl-CoA hydratase/isomerase family protein, with protein sequence MSEESLVLVEVRGGLGVITLNRPRAVNALNYEMLKSVDGALTDFESNEGVHAVLIRGAGERGLCAGGDVVSLYRAIEEENFAFAEDYFRVEYTLNHRIAHYPKPYIALMDGLVLGGGIGASAHGSHRIVTENTKAGMPETVIGFSPDIGGLNILARAPHHFGTAMALTGIHVGAADALAVGLADYFIPVERLDELQEALTQVSGAEQVTRTIEQFTQDAGASAFEENKEWIEAAFSKENPQQIADTLKKAAQGESSSLAEELYASILRNSPTGVKTALKAIRRAEGQSLAQTLEQDYLTSCNALRAHDMREGIRAQVVDKDRNPVWEPASFDEVSDELVESFFAPLNEDEDLKL encoded by the coding sequence ATGTCTGAAGAATCGCTAGTACTGGTCGAGGTGCGTGGAGGTCTTGGGGTTATCACCCTCAACCGTCCACGCGCGGTCAACGCCTTGAACTATGAGATGCTGAAAAGTGTTGATGGTGCTCTGACTGATTTCGAGAGTAATGAGGGCGTACACGCTGTGCTGATTCGCGGTGCGGGGGAGCGTGGGTTGTGCGCCGGTGGCGATGTTGTCTCTTTGTACCGCGCTATCGAAGAAGAGAACTTTGCTTTTGCTGAGGATTACTTCCGCGTGGAGTACACCCTCAACCACCGTATAGCTCATTACCCCAAGCCCTACATCGCTTTGATGGACGGGTTGGTGCTCGGCGGCGGTATTGGTGCATCAGCGCACGGTTCGCACCGCATTGTCACCGAGAACACTAAAGCTGGTATGCCCGAAACGGTGATTGGTTTTAGCCCCGATATTGGTGGTTTGAATATTTTGGCGCGCGCTCCTCACCACTTTGGCACGGCGATGGCGCTCACCGGTATTCATGTGGGTGCGGCGGACGCCCTGGCAGTGGGCTTGGCTGACTACTTTATTCCTGTTGAGAGGCTGGATGAACTGCAAGAAGCTCTCACACAGGTAAGTGGTGCCGAGCAGGTTACCCGAACCATTGAGCAGTTCACGCAGGACGCCGGTGCTTCAGCTTTTGAAGAAAATAAGGAGTGGATCGAGGCTGCCTTTAGCAAGGAGAACCCCCAGCAGATTGCGGATACGTTGAAGAAGGCGGCGCAGGGGGAATCAAGCAGTCTTGCTGAGGAGTTATATGCGTCCATTTTGCGTAACAGCCCCACGGGCGTGAAGACTGCCCTGAAAGCCATTCGTCGTGCCGAGGGTCAGAGTTTGGCGCAAACGCTAGAGCAGGATTATTTGACCTCCTGCAATGCTTTGCGTGCTCACGATATGCGCGAGGGAATTCGCGCTCAGGTGGTTGATAAAGACCGCAACCCGGTGTGGGAGCCCGCTTCTTTTGATGAGGTGAGTGACGAGCTGGTGGAGAGCTTCTTTGCACCGCTGAATGAAGATGAAGATTTGAAGTTGTAA